ACTCCTTCACTTGTGGATTTTACGGCCTCGGAACCAATGCCTACTGGCTTGCAATCTGGTTCACAAACTCCAGGGACAAAACTGTTGTTTGGGTGGCTAATCGGGACAGACCAGTCAACCGCAAAGGCTCAAAGGTGACGTTTCGGCGAGACGGGGCGATGGTTTTGACGGACATCGATGACACCATCGTGTGGCAGAGCCAATACAACTTCTACTGATGTTGCTGCAGCTCAGCTTCTTGATTCAGGGAATCTTGTTTTGACAAATCCTAAAGGTGATATCCTCTGGCAAAGTTTTGATTCTCCCACTGATACGCTTTTACCGTATCAAAGATTCACCAAGACTACAAAATTAACATCTCTTTTAAGAAATGGTAGTTATGAAACGGGCTATTTTAATCTGTACTTTGGTAGTGATAACGTTTTGAGGTTGATATATGATAGCCCTGACACATCCATCTCTTATTGGCCAAATCCTGACAATACTATTTACACATACGGTAGAACTAACTATAACGGAAGCAGAATCGCGGTTTTAGATGATATGGGCAGGTTTTTGTCAAGTGATCTTTTACAGTTTAATGCTTCTGATATTGGTTATGGAGTAAAAAGGAGGCTGACAATGGATTATGATGGGAATTTAAGAGTTTATAGCTTGGTTAATTCGACCGGCTTGTGGGATGTGACATGGCAGGCTCTTATAGAACCTTGTAATGTAAGAGGCGTGTGTGGGAGAAACGCCATATGTGTTTATGCACCGGAACCTAAGTGTGTGTGTCCTCCTGGGTTCAAGGTGGTAGATCCGAGTGACTGGAACTTCGGATGCAAGGCCATGTTTGATGAAGGCCTGTTGAATTCTCGAATGGTGAAATTCTTGGCGATCCCTCATACAGATTTCTACGGTTATGATTTGAATGCCACATTTCCAGTGACATTTGAGCAGTGTAGTCAACTCTGTTCGGAGGATTTTCGGTGTCTAGGATTCAGTTATCGGCTATTGGGACAAGGGTACTGTTATGTGAAGAGTGCACTTTTGAATGGTTATGCTTCTCCCGATTTCCCAGCAAGTATATACATCAAGATCCCTGGAAAACTGCAGACGAAAGAcctcaatatttttcatgccTCAAGTACGACTTGTGAATCTAGTGACGAAGTTGTTCTCGAGGGTTCGCCCTCTATGTATGATTTTGCCAACAGAAGGGTGAAATGGGTGTATATTTACTCTTTTGCTATAGCTATTGGAACAATTGAACTGATTTTCGTTGTACTAGGATGGTGGTTCTTATTCAGAAAACACGGGATTCCAGCCTCAGTTGAGGCTGGATATCGCATGATATCCAGTCAGTTTAGATGTTACAGATACAGTGAGCTGAAGAAAGCAACAGGAAATTTCAAGGAGGAGTTGGGAAGAGGAGGCTCGGGAGTTGTTTTTAAGGGCGTTCTATCAGACGAAAGAGTCGTGGCAGTAAAGAGGTTAGGGGATGTATTTCAAGGACAAGAAGAATACTGGGCAGAGATCAGTACCATTGGAAAGATCAATCACATGAATCTTGTAAGAACTCTGGGGTTTTGTTCTGAAAGGAGACGCCGCCTTTTAGTCTATGAATATGTCGAAAACCTCTCACTCGACAGGCATCTTTTCGACTCGACTTTCCTCGGATGGAAACAAAGATATGCAGTGGCATTAGGCACTGCAAAAGGGTTGGCCTATCTCCACCACGAGTGTTTAGAATGGGTCATACACTGTGACGTGAAGCCTGAAAATATACTTCTTGATGCCGAATTTTTACCAAAGATTGCAGATTTTGGCCTGGCAAAACTCACACAACGAGGAGGACCTGGCTCAGAATTCACCAGAATCCGGGGGACAAAAGGCTACATGGCTCCTGAATGGGCACTGAACCATCCCATCACTGCAAAAGTAGACGTCTTTGGATATGGAGTGGTGATCTTGGAAATGGTAAGGGGGATCAGGCTGTCAAATTGGATCGTGGAAGATGAAGGTGGACATGAAAATGAATCCACTCTCGCAAATTTTGCACGGGTAACAAGGAAAAAGATTGAGATAGGAAGCTCATCTTGGATCGAAAACATCGTGGATTCAAGATTGGAGGGCAAATTTAGCAGAAAACAAGCAGCAATTCTGATTCAAACAGGAGTTCGTTGTGTGGATGAAGATAGAAACAAGAGGCCAACAATGGCCTCTGTGGTGCAAACACTATTGGAAAGTGAAAATGAGATGGAAATTCAAATCTAGAACTAGCAATAACTGCCACCAGTTTCTTCAAGTTTTTTTGGCTTTTCAGGGATCAAAATTAAAAATAGTATTATGAGACAGTATAGAAAACTGTCctgttattttaaatttatgcaggtttaaaacaaaaataaatctaTTGTTATTTCTCAAACAAATTGACATGttctttaatattttgttttttttaaaacataattaatatttaatctGATGAGTCGACGCCCCGCCAAAGCACCAGTCCACCACAAGTCGTTATTCAAATTTAATGTATCGATCGTATATAAAAGTGTGtgaaaatttaatcatttttttatataagcAAAATTCCTCCTATTATAATTTTATAGGGAAAAAAATCATCTTGATTCTTGAAAAATTAACAAAGAGGAAGACCAGAATTGAATTTAGGTTTATATGTCTTAGGCCTACTTTAATTAGATAACAATTTAATTAACTTATAGTAAAGATAAATGCAGTTAGATTACTTCTTGACGGACCTTTTAATCTCCAGATCATTAAGTCATgcatattcaatttttttttttttgaattacaTATTCAATATTTTGAAATCATGAAATGCATAAAACTCACATGTTATGCTGTAGAATTTGCTCTTGAAATCTTGTACAATGGAACATGAACTCTTTGAGAGTTGTAGTTATTTTAAATCTTCAGGTAAACATTGATAATCAGGCCCAGTTGGAAAAAGGAACCAGTTTTGCAGATCGTGCAGCCAGAGTACCTACCAATCTAGATGCACTCTCAAGTAGTAGATATGAAACTTGGGATATGATCAGACAGATGTAATTCAATCCTATGTTACCATGTAATCACCCACAGGACCATCAGCAGAGGCTGCTGTTGTTTTCTGTGCATTCTTGTAAGAATACCGTCTTGCAATAAAGGCATAGGCTCCTAGATTGACAGTCGTAACACAGGCTAAAAACCAGTAAAAATAGTCGAGTCGGCTACTATTCAAATCTTTGCCAAACCAACTTTTTCCACCCTTTTCTGTTAAATGATCCACTAAAGTTATTAGAAGACTGCTAAGAATGTTTCCTACACCAATGACGCTGAGGTAAAATGCAATGCCTAAGCTTCTCATAGAATCAGGCACTTGGTCGTAGAAGTACTCTTGTAATCCCACTAGGGTGTATCCATCGCCTATTCCGATTATAAGAAATTGCGGTGCTAGCCAGAAAATGCTCATTGAAACTGAACCCTCGAGTGGATTTTTCTCCACTATGTGTAGTCTCTTTCTCTCAACCAAGGCCGCCACCACCATAGTGACAACCGAGAAAATCATCCCAAAACCAATCCTTTGGAGAATACTAATCCCTCTCTCGTTTCCCGTTAATTTTCTCAAGAAGGGCACTAGGATTTTGTCGTAGATTGCAACAGAGACCATCATCCCAATCGCTGTCATTGAATATATCGAGGCTGGTGGGATCATAAAATTGTGGGTGACTTTGCGATTCAATGTTGTACCTTGTTTGATAAAGAATGTAGCAGCTTGCGCTACACAGATACCAAATGGCAGAGTAGTGAACCAAATCGGGATCATGTTGACTATGAGCTTCATTTCCTCTACTTTGGTTACAGTTGCGAGTCTCCAAGGTTTTAGCTCACTCTCTGTTGGATTTTGCACGAGTTCAATTATTGCAGCTCTATCAAGAAACCTGGTAAAGATTATGAACTTATATATTCAGTAACATACCCCCTTTATTAAATTCATTGATTTTGGAATAAGATTTCTTACTTGAGCTTTTTGGTGTGAAAAAGAAGCCTCCTTTGTGTCTTTTCTGATCTTGGAACTTCGTACAGTTGATCAGGTTCTGCTGGATATTGAAGATTTCTTTTGCCGATGGCTGCTACAAGTACTTGTAGCATTGGTGTTAAGGGACTTCCGGTCGGCTTTCTAAAACGATAAAATGGCCTGCCTGTACAAAATATGACAGTGCAGGAAGCCAACACTGCTGTAAGAATTATATCAGCTGCAGCATAGCTCATGTGATCTTGGATGTAAACTATAATTGTTACACCTAATAAGAGACCACAACAAAGGCCAATGTTCCACCAATTAAAAAAAGACATTTTCTTCCTTCTTTCTTCAGGATGATCATCATCAAACTGGTCAGCTCCAAAGCTCTCCAATGCTGGCTTATGTCCTCCAGTGCCTATCGAGATCAAATAGATTGCTAGGAAGAAGAACACCTCGTGGATTCTTCGAGGATTCTGACAATATACTTTTCCACATGGCTTTAAATCCGGGACTATTCGAGACATCATCAACAGAAGCAGCCCCTGCTTTTACATAAAAAGTggcaatattatatatacacgGTTTCTTTGAATGAAAATCAGATGTTTAAAGACTCCGTTCCGATAGTATTGGAAGGAAAAAAAGATCATGTTACCAGGAGATAGACAATGGATGAGGCTAGAACTGTGTAGAATCGGCCAAGGTAAGCATCGGCTAAAAATCCTCCGAGTAAAGGCATCATAGTTGTTACACCAGACCAGTAGTTGACACTTTTTGCTGCTGTTTTCAGGTCTTGATGAATCACTTTTGTGAGGTATATGATTAAACTTGTTGCTATTCCAAAATAACTCAACCTTTCGCCGAACTCGATGGCTGCAAAGGAAATTCCAAAGGGCTTCTTGTAAGCTACTGCGTATGCACATGAGACACTCCATATTTTCCCTAAATCTTCTCAGAAATTTCATTAATGAAATGAAGATTGTCGATAATTTTATGAGTAAGGTCTtcatcaatttattttttattatttatttacctGATTCTGTTTTAACATTTCCACGATATCTGAATTCTAATTCcacaaactttatttttaagtttttggaaCTCAGCAAGGGATGCAAGATTAAGTTATTTTTACTTCTTGCCTAATATGGAGATAGTGGAGAATCATGGATCACGTTACAGAAGGACTAATTCTTGAAGCGTGATGCAGAAAAATGCTAGTAATATTTTTGGTAAACTGGAGCACTGATTCTAACTTGATCTAATTTCccacttcataaatatttactTTGTGGCAAACGAGTTGATAACACTCCACATTATATAATAGCAGCTCGATTATTTTCGAACATGAAGTATGACAGATATCCTGCTCGTATTTTTTTCCATAATCATCAGAAAATAAAGTTAAACAGAAGTACTGTAATCAGCATTCTAGTTTCATGGAGTTGAAAACATATTCATTAGCAAGAAATTCAGCACGTCGCACGCGTCTGATGCGCATGATTCATTCGTTTACCTATGATGAAAAGGGCAGCTGTCCACGAACCGGTGGAGGCTCGAAGAGGAGCTCTTCCTTTATGATCAACCGAAGAATCATGAACCCATTTGTCCTCATTAATTCTCTGCGTTCCCTGTTTCTTTACTTGCTCCATTCGAAGTTCTTTCGTCTAGTTTTCACAAGTTGGTGATCCAGCTTAGCTCTTGGTGGGTTGGCAACTTGGCTTGGTTTTTCTGATATATAAAGGTGCCACTTCACATGCATAGAATCATCAGCATACCAAAAATTTAATCAATACAATGACTTGATGCACGTAGAACTAGTTAAAAGtactttttttaaataaataatataggaATTCAATTtttctaattttaattttcaggAAAAAAGGACAATTATTTCCTTGTAAAATTGGATCGGGTTCGAATAGAATCCACCATTCTTTAGTAGCTCTTTGGATTATTGCCATGAAATGTTGTTAGGtgatgacgattaagaagatggatAAAccgtaaaaaaaagaaaaacttgCTGTCAATTATTTGATTCTATCCACTTTCACTAGAGTAATTGCTCGTGGAATAGCATCCCATTTCCTTTTATCCCTCCAATATTTGATTCTAACCATGTAAGTTTTTGTATGTTCACCAATTAAAAGTCCTTAATAAAACCGTTAACAGTGGCCTTGATGGGGACCAAGTCCCTAGAATCTAGATCATGAGCACAAGATGTGATGCTGGCTCATAACCTTTGTACCCGAGAGTTCATGACTCGTACATATCCATGTTCTAAACATTCTTACTTCTCATACGAACTTGGAAAATCCAAGTCAAATGATGTTGGTTTTCTATTTTTAGTCTCGTCGATAAATATGATTCATAATATCTTAAATACCGTTTGACTTGTAGCATGAGATGGTGATAGACGTACGATATCAAGATGATAGATTCAAAGAAGTTTTAAGAAgttaactcaatcaaaggcattATTCTCTTGTGTGATTTCAAAGCACATCGAGATGacaaattttatgtttaaaaaaataaataaacttaaAAAATCCTGGATGGTCGGTGAGTTGATTTTCAAGAGTATGAAATATCTTTGTTTCCGTCATGAGTGATGGCACCAATTCGGCCTCACAAGCCCGAGTAGAATTCAACTCCACTAAATAAACATGGACCATCATGTCAATTTTTTTCCcttgaaatattaaattttgttgaaatatattatattactgGCATATCTATGCAAAAAAGACCAGTATTAATTATTACACATAAATTGTAGGAGTAAACCTTTTCTTGAGTTGTTCCATGTATagaaaaatcttaaaaataagACACTTAGTGATCATCACATTTTTTTTTGAGTTTAGGGGTTGACCTTGTGTTCCAAACGGGAGATCTTAGTGTAAAACGAGATACGAGTCACTGATTGGTAATCATCACATTTAATTTcacataaaaatgaaaattttatcaTATAACTAATCCCACCCTAAAGAACTTATTACTTCTCATACCATTTATTAATAGATTGGTAATTGGCCAATTATTTTGGTAAGTGATTAGTGGTGGATATTTGCTTAAATTGCAAAAAGATCCCAAAGATCATAGGAATCCCacttattaaaataataattgaacTTATTCAGAGGGTTGATAAATGCAAATTTGAGGAGATAGTGTAGAATTCCTCAGATTCTACTTTCATAATAGTTTCAACATGATTCTTCGATTAAAAGTCAAAGAATTTGTTCGTCCAATATCTCCACTTTGGGTTAAATCACTTTTCACGATCACGCATAAAAAACATGGTAACACCAATTGACATCCGAGTTAAGTAGAAAGATAATTTTGGATGTAAATGGTCATACATGCGAGTCACATCGAATCGAATATtagtaataaatttttttttatcgaattttgatcaTAGAGAAGTTCCTACGATTAATAGAAAAGAATAAGCTATATTAAATTCGCTCAACGAAATTATGTTTGAAAAAATGATACGGAATGTTGTCTAATAAAAGTTGATTTTTGAAatgaaattaatttttgttttttcatgTAGATAATTTGATTTGTaatgtatttaaaaattataatagtAAAATCTATATCAATCAAGATTAAAATAGTcgtatataaaatatttaatcaaataTAAATGATAAACTAATAATAAGCACAAAttttttgattgtatagtactatataataataataataataataataataataatgcttATAAATAAAAACAGCTAAAAAGAAGGGATGTGAAATAAATGAAGTAGGATAAAAATTGtgaaataatgttaaaatacAAAGGATAAAAAATATTCAGTTAATATTTGCTATTGATTTCTCAACAAAATGTGCTATATATGAGACCATCTATCTGTttattaattttgaaaaatacaaaataaaaagaaatgatttttaaatttccCAAATGGTACTTGagtaataaaaaaacaaaaagtagGAAAAGTATTCAGCAATTCTTTTCAAAATGACCCGATAAATTTTGGCAATGGCTCTTCTCCACAAACAAAATAATTGCTAGCTTTCGACCCAAAGTGGTGGCGTTTACCACgaaatatcaaatcagaaattTTGGCCAAAGGGTATGAACATGAAGACAAATAATAGCTGCTTGCCTATTGTAAAATCAACTTTTAAGTCTTTTGTTCACACTAGGATTTTCCCTGAAAACTATGATCCAAATGTTAAGCACTTGAGTTCGAGGAAATGTACAAGATTTCTTATTTCACACTAAAGATGATTATCCCTACTTGTCAAATTGATCTAACTGGTTTTTACAAGATAAAATGATTCTTCCACACAAAACTAATATCAGGGTGGATCAGTCCCTTGTCTCCATT
The Primulina eburnea isolate SZY01 chromosome 5, ASM2296580v1, whole genome shotgun sequence genome window above contains:
- the LOC140832485 gene encoding protein NRT1/ PTR FAMILY 5.6-like gives rise to the protein MEQVKKQGTQRINEDKWVHDSSVDHKGRAPLRASTGSWTAALFIIAIEFGERLSYFGIATSLIIYLTKVIHQDLKTAAKSVNYWSGVTTMMPLLGGFLADAYLGRFYTVLASSIVYLLGLLLLMMSRIVPDLKPCGKVYCQNPRRIHEVFFFLAIYLISIGTGGHKPALESFGADQFDDDHPEERRKKMSFFNWWNIGLCCGLLLGVTIIVYIQDHMSYAAADIILTAVLASCTVIFCTGRPFYRFRKPTGSPLTPMLQVLVAAIGKRNLQYPAEPDQLYEVPRSEKTQRRLLFHTKKLKFLDRAAIIELVQNPTESELKPWRLATVTKVEEMKLIVNMIPIWFTTLPFGICVAQAATFFIKQGTTLNRKVTHNFMIPPASIYSMTAIGMMVSVAIYDKILVPFLRKLTGNERGISILQRIGFGMIFSVVTMVVAALVERKRLHIVEKNPLEGSVSMSIFWLAPQFLIIGIGDGYTLVGLQEYFYDQVPDSMRSLGIAFYLSVIGVGNILSSLLITLVDHLTEKGGKSWFGKDLNSSRLDYFYWFLACVTTVNLGAYAFIARRYSYKNAQKTTAASADGPVGDYMVT
- the LOC140832484 gene encoding LOW QUALITY PROTEIN: putative receptor protein kinase ZmPK1 (The sequence of the model RefSeq protein was modified relative to this genomic sequence to represent the inferred CDS: deleted 2 bases in 2 codons) translates to MLKYGADIRLILRLFPSSIFTFRKMESPILESLCLPFLLFFLLFIHSATSRSHVSLERGDSLSVGKESDFITSPDNSFTCGFYGLGTNAYWLAIWFTNSRDKTVVWVANRDRPVNRKGSKVTFRRDGAMVLTDIDDTIVWQSNTTSTDVAAAQLLDSGNLVLTNPKGDILWQSFDSPTDTLLPYQRFTKTTKLTSLLRNGSYETGYFNLYFGSDNVLRLIYDSPDTSISYWPNPDNTIYTYGRTNYNGSRIAVLDDMGRFLSSDLLQFNASDIGYGVKRRLTMDYDGNLRVYSLVNSTGLWDVTWQALIEPCNVRGVCGRNAICVYAPEPKCVCPPGFKVVDPSDWNFGCKAMFDEGLLNSRMVKFLAIPHTDFYGYDLNATFPVTFEQCSQLCSEDFRCLGFSYRLLGQGYCYVKSALLNGYASPDFPASIYIKIPGKLQTKDLNIFHASSTTCESSDEVVLEGSPSMYDFANRRVKWVYIYSFAIAIGTIELIFVVLGWWFLFRKHGIPASVEAGYRMISSQFRCYRYSELKKATGNFKEELGRGGSGVVFKGVLSDERVVAVKRLGDVFQGQEEYWAEISTIGKINHMNLVRTLGFCSERRRRLLVYEYVENLSLDRHLFDSTFLGWKQRYAVALGTAKGLAYLHHECLEWVIHCDVKPENILLDAEFLPKIADFGLAKLTQRGGPGSEFTRIRGTKGYMAPEWALNHPITAKVDVFGYGVVILEMVRGIRLSNWIVEDEGGHENESTLANFARVTRKKIEIGSSSWIENIVDSRLEGKFSRKQAAILIQTGVRCVDEDRNKRPTMASVVQTLLESENEMEIQI